Below is a genomic region from Drosophila kikkawai strain 14028-0561.14 chromosome X, DkikHiC1v2, whole genome shotgun sequence.
GTGGAGTTCCTTACCTGGCCCATTATCCGGTACAAACGTGAGGTTCTCTTTGGCTGGGTGGATCTGCTGGTGTCTTTTGGCGGAATTGCCAGTCTTTTTCTTGGATTCTCTCTACTCTCGGGCGTGGAGATTATCTACTATTTTACACTGCGCGCCTGCTGTATGGTCTATAAAAATCGAGTAAGTGTCAAGGtttcaagtattattattattttttttttttttaattatgaaatataatACTAACTCTCCCAAATTTGTAGCAAGAGCTTTACGAGATCGAGGAGCGGATTCGTCGGGAGCCACCACCCAGCATAGACCTCAAGTTGAGTCTGAGATCACATTCGAAGCCTCGTTTTGGTGACAAGCCCACATCGGCGGTGGTGCAGGTGAAGCCAGCCATTGAGGGCCAGAGTTTGGGATCCCAGGGTCCTTTGTGGGTGCATCAAAGGAGAAACGAAAAGGTAGGTGTGAAATTGTGTGCATGGAATGAAGTTATATATAGTTAAACTAATTTCAGGATTATATTAACCAAGCTAAGAATTATTATCGCACGCCCAAAGTTTTGCCCGACCATGGATACACCAACAATATAAGCAATCCCTGGACGACCTACGATCATTCACAATATATGCCCTGAAGCTATaattattaacattaaaagtaaaacaaaaaacataccTCAGCTTTTATTCAAGGACAAAGAAACTTCTTTTAGCTATATAGAAAACTCAATGaagtttatataatttgtttttaatgcaaGGATATTTACAATAACCATTacataaattataagaaaCAGAAAActatgtttaaataaaaacagaccTCCGTGAAATACTAAACtctaaaacatataaaattgattattaGGTAAGACTAAAGCaacttaataattaaaaacagcTTGAATAACAATTAAAGGATATATTTATGCCAGATATATATGGGAAAATGTGTACTTAAACCCAGCACCGGCTTTTCCTGAAGGATTTAATTGAATAACCACATATGAGCAGCTGCGGAAAGTAAATAGCTTCTAATTTCccagatttttgtttatttttattttttatttacaccACATAATTGTATGTGCacaagcaaaaaaataaattattctaTATACGCTAACGAAAGCGAATGGTGGAAAATTTGTTTCGACGGATTTGGCTACCAATTAAGCTTCTGTCCCGTGTTGCATACTTAACGGCGGCGGGTTCATTGCACCCCAATGGTGGAGGCGGAGGCAACTAACCGCCAACCGCCGACCCACAGAGCCCGCAAAGCACCCATCTCCAAattccagctccagcttcagctcgAGCGCCAGCTACTGCTCCAACTCTGGCTCCCAAAGTCCCAGGGGCCGAGGACGAAAGCGTACATACCTCAAAAACTCACTCCCAAATGGCATTCAGCCACAGCTCAGCGAAAAGCGAAAAGCATTTTCCAGTTAACATCGTTGCCAGCTCATTGTTAATTCCTAGGACTATTGACTTCACTGGGAGAAAAGAAGCTATACAAAACAGGAGTGATATgaatttgaacaaaataaaatattaaaatgggATGACAATGAGAAGAACTGAAGAAATCAACGGGATAAGCAAGCACCCCAAGGAAGAATAGGATAATAAGACCAAGGTCATATCTGATATCATTCTGGCAGCTTATAGAGAATATAACCTAGAGAATATAGCCTAGTAACTTATTTATGTCTCTTTAGAAGCACAGTAATCTTTATAATATCAAGATTTTAAGCATTCTTTTCTGTTTCATTCATTTCAAGTCAGTATCTAGTGACCCCTGAAGTCATCAATCACAACTATCTAGCTCGTTCGAGATTCGGAATTCATTATAAGAATTTTCTTCTCTGTTGTAGCAGTAACGAAAAGGTTTTAATATTATCTGAAATAAAAGCTATCAAATAACGATGTCTGACAAAAGCGGAAATAAAGGTAAGCTCTAGCAGATGGGAAATGTTTTCCATTAAATTCATAACCCTTCTATTCGCTTTAAGATGTTATCAGTGAGGAGACGATGGCTCGTATCGAAGAGATAAATGAAGGACGTCGCAAAATGGAGGAACGTATTGACGAGTTCGCAAAGGATCTCCaccaaatatttacttttatgcGTGGATCCCCTAAGATTGATTCGGAGTCGAAGGCACTCAATGATCCACAACACTTGAATATGACGTTGGTACCGACTGAAACAGATACACCTTCCGAAGCAACTGACACAAACATACCTTCTAACATAACTTATACAAATATACCTCACGACAAAACTGATTTAGGTACACCTTTTAAAGAAACTGATACAGATACTCCCTTAACCGTAgttgatataaatatatctccCACCACAACTGATACAAGTACacctcttaaaaaaaatcataaaaatatatctttcaAAAAGATTGATAAGAAAATACCTTCCAACAAAACTGAAATAGATATATCTTACATATATATGATAAATACATCTTACAACACAACTGGTAAAGATATATCTTCCAACACATCGGATACAAATATACCATCCAAAACAACTGATAAATTTATATCTTTCGACAAGAGTGATATAATTATACCATCCAAAACAATTGATAAAGATATATCTTACAACAAAACTGATACAACTATACCATCCAACATAAGTAATACACATATACCTTCCAACGTAAATGATATAAATAATCCTTCCAACAAAGCTGATATCAATATACCTTCCAACACAACTGATACAAATATTCATTCCAACGACAATGATATGAATATACCTTCCAACATAACTGATACAAATATTCATTCCAATGACAATGATATGAATATACCTTCCAACATAACtgatatagatatatcttTACACTCAACTTATACAAATATACCTTCcaacaaaaatgaaagaaatataCCTTCCAACATAACTGATACAAATATACCTTCCAACAAAAATGATCTAAATAGACACTCCAACAAAACTGATACAAATATACCTTTCAACACAATTGATATAAATATACCTTCCAACAAAAATGATATAATTATACCATCTAAAACAACTGATAAAGATATATCTTCCAACAATAATGATATAATTATACCAtccaaaacaatttataaagataGATCTTCTAACAAAAATGATATAATTATACCATCCAAAACGATTGATAAAGATATATCTTACAACAAAACTGATACAACTATACCATCCAACATAAGTAATACACATATACCTTCCAACGTAAATGATATAAATAATCCTTCCAACAAACCTGATATCAATATACCTTCCAACACAACTGATACAAATATACATTCCAACAAAATTGATCTAAATTTACCTACCAACATAACTGATACAAATATTCATTCCAACGACAATGATATGAATATACC
It encodes:
- the LOC138929268 gene encoding GATA zinc finger domain-containing protein 14-like, with protein sequence MSDKSGNKDVISEETMARIEEINEGRRKMEERIDEFAKDLHQIFTFMRGSPKIDSESKALNDPQHLNMTLVPTETDTPSEATDTNIPSNITYTNIPHDKTDLGTPFKETDTDTPLTVVDINISPTTTDTSTPLKKNHKNISFKKIDKKIPSNKTEIDISYIYMINTSYNTTGKDISSNTSDTNIPSKTTDKFISFDKSDIIIPSKTIDKDISYNKTDTTIPSNISNTHIPSNVNDINNPSNKADINIPSNTTDTNIHSNDNDMNIPSNITDTNIHSNDNDMNIPSNITDIDISLHSTYTNIPSNKNERNIPSNITDTNIPSNKNDLNRHSNKTDTNIPFNTIDINIPSNKNDIIIPSKTTDKDISSNNNDIIIPSKTIYKDRSSNKNDIIIPSKTIDKDISYNKTDTTIPSNISNTHIPSNVNDINNPSNKPDINIPSNTTDTNIHSNKIDLNLPTNITDTNIHSNDNDMNIPSNITVISSNKNDLNIQSNTTDKNIYSNENNLNKHSNTTDTSIHSNENERNIPSNITYTNISSNENDLNRHSNKTDTNIPFNTIDINIPSNKNDIIIPSKTTDKDISYNKNDIIIPSKTTVKGISYKKTDINTPFNRKDINLRSKSNDIAITYIYFINTSYKKTDKKKPSNTFDRTTPSNKTDKIKPSNTFDRTTPPNKTEKKKPSNTTHTNILSDKKTITNRPSKTTDLETRTERSRSLCRSLKAIRDCEETHEQLWDRNKNPEIRRPKAWRSTSVPRRKRPQWSRLSNSYSTDAGMSNIW